In Sulfitobacter albidus, the following proteins share a genomic window:
- the dtd gene encoding D-aminoacyl-tRNA deacylase, whose product MRALLQRVTHASVTVDGQTIGQIGPGLLILVCAMPEDDFDTVRALALKISKLRLFKDDAGKMNLSLTQTGGSALVVSQFTLAADTSRGNRPGFSGAAKPDVAETLYLQFAHALRDLNIPTQTGQFGADMAVTLINDGPVTLWLDTAD is encoded by the coding sequence ATGAGAGCGCTCCTGCAACGCGTCACCCACGCCTCGGTAACCGTAGACGGCCAAACCATCGGCCAGATCGGCCCGGGCCTCCTGATCCTTGTCTGCGCCATGCCGGAAGACGACTTCGATACCGTCCGCGCCCTCGCGCTCAAGATCTCGAAACTGCGCCTCTTCAAGGACGACGCGGGCAAGATGAACCTCAGCCTGACCCAAACGGGTGGCAGCGCCCTCGTGGTCAGCCAATTCACCCTGGCCGCGGACACGTCGCGCGGCAACCGCCCCGGCTTTTCAGGCGCGGCCAAACCCGACGTGGCCGAAACGCTCTATCTCCAGTTCGCGCATGCCCTGCGCGATCTGAACATCCCCACCCAAACCGGCCAATTCGGCGCCGACATGGCCGTGACGCTCATCAACGACGGCCCCGTGACGCTCTGGCTCGATACTGCCGACTGA
- a CDS encoding nitroreductase has product MSYDALLDTLQNRYSCRGFLPDPVPEADLRAIVEAARHVPSWCNAQPWQVSLTRGDGTERLRSLLTEAATTGTPPQPDLDWPSKYSGAYAERRRTCGFQLYDAVGIEKSDRVGRLKQMLQNYSFFGAPHVAIIHSPAELGAYGAMDTGGFVTAFTLAATARGISTIPQAAIAAYAPLLRGALDIADDRLILCAISLGYADPDHPANGFRTDRASTGDILDWIDT; this is encoded by the coding sequence ATGTCCTACGATGCCCTGCTCGACACGCTGCAAAACCGCTACTCCTGCCGGGGCTTCCTGCCCGATCCCGTGCCCGAGGCCGATCTGCGCGCCATCGTCGAGGCCGCGCGCCACGTACCCTCGTGGTGCAACGCGCAGCCGTGGCAGGTCTCGCTCACCCGCGGTGACGGCACCGAACGCCTGCGCAGCCTGCTGACCGAGGCGGCCACCACCGGCACCCCGCCCCAACCCGACCTCGACTGGCCAAGCAAATACAGCGGCGCCTACGCGGAGCGCCGCCGCACCTGCGGCTTCCAGCTCTACGATGCCGTCGGTATCGAGAAATCCGACCGGGTCGGGCGGTTGAAACAGATGCTGCAAAACTACAGCTTCTTTGGCGCGCCACACGTCGCCATCATCCACTCCCCGGCAGAGCTTGGCGCTTACGGCGCGATGGACACCGGCGGCTTTGTCACCGCCTTTACGCTTGCCGCCACCGCGCGGGGCATTTCCACGATCCCGCAGGCCGCCATCGCCGCCTACGCGCCACTCCTGCGGGGCGCTCTGGACATCGCGGATGACCGCCTGATCCTCTGCGCGATCTCGCTGGGCTACGCCGATCCCGACCACCCTGCCAACGGCTTTCGCACCGACCGCGCCAGCACCGGCGACATCCTAGACTGGATCGACACATGA
- a CDS encoding TetR/AcrR family transcriptional regulator: protein MPDRKTALLDSAERAARSRGFDGFSYADMARDVGIRTASIHYHFPSKADLSAALMSRYHESFAEICAQIDARHGTASARLIALIDCYRLAHGDAQRVCLCVAFSISRESLSTQVAGQLGAFRTMMRDWIEAVFRLAQTDGTIADVADPAAEAAATLALLEGAQLSARAENAPARFDDALRSMLSRAS from the coding sequence ATGCCTGATCGCAAGACCGCCCTGCTCGATTCAGCCGAACGCGCGGCGCGCAGCCGTGGCTTTGACGGTTTCAGCTATGCCGATATGGCCAGGGACGTGGGCATCCGAACGGCAAGCATCCACTACCATTTCCCCAGCAAGGCCGACCTCTCGGCGGCGTTGATGAGCCGCTATCACGAAAGCTTTGCCGAGATCTGTGCGCAGATCGACGCGCGGCATGGCACGGCATCGGCCCGTCTGATCGCCCTGATCGATTGCTACCGGCTGGCGCACGGTGACGCGCAAAGGGTGTGCCTGTGCGTCGCGTTCTCGATCAGCCGCGAAAGCCTTTCCACGCAGGTCGCAGGCCAGCTGGGCGCGTTTCGCACGATGATGCGCGATTGGATCGAGGCGGTGTTTCGCCTTGCGCAAACGGACGGCACGATTGCCGACGTCGCAGATCCCGCAGCCGAGGCCGCCGCGACGCTTGCCCTTCTGGAGGGCGCGCAGCTGTCAGCGCGCGCCGAAAACGCCCCCGCGCGTTTTGACGATGCTCTGAGGTCGATGTTGAGCCGCGCGTCCTGA
- a CDS encoding flavin monoamine oxidase family protein gives MHLNSPVRQLEASIDAITVTLASGRVMTARQLVLALPPRLAAQLEFAPALPVPTITAMTTCATWMAGQAKAVAVFDTPFWRDQGLSGDAMSRRGPMVEIHDASPARDGPCALFGFIGVPPDHRHDRAALEQAVTAQLVRLFGPQAAAPRALHLKDWAADPYTATDADRAPLTSHPRYGLPDAMRGLWGGRLLFGGTETAAHFGGYLEGALEAAEDVLSRVHHVAQSPNHA, from the coding sequence TTGCACCTGAACAGCCCCGTCCGACAGCTGGAGGCCTCAATCGACGCGATCACCGTCACACTTGCCTCGGGCCGCGTCATGACGGCACGGCAGCTCGTGTTGGCTCTGCCGCCGCGTCTCGCGGCCCAGCTTGAGTTTGCGCCTGCCTTGCCGGTCCCTACGATCACGGCGATGACCACTTGTGCCACGTGGATGGCCGGACAGGCCAAGGCTGTCGCGGTCTTTGATACCCCTTTCTGGCGGGACCAGGGCCTGTCCGGCGACGCGATGAGCAGACGTGGCCCGATGGTCGAGATCCACGATGCGTCCCCCGCGCGCGACGGACCCTGCGCGCTGTTTGGCTTTATCGGCGTCCCACCCGATCACAGACACGACCGCGCGGCACTGGAACAGGCCGTGACCGCGCAGCTTGTGCGCCTGTTTGGGCCGCAGGCCGCCGCGCCCCGCGCGCTGCATCTCAAGGACTGGGCCGCGGATCCCTACACCGCAACCGACGCCGATCGGGCGCCACTCACGTCCCATCCCCGCTACGGCCTGCCCGACGCGATGCGCGGCCTGTGGGGTGGCCGGTTGCTTTTTGGCGGTACGGAGACGGCGGCGCACTTCGGCGGATACCTCGAAGGCGCTTTGGAAGCCGCCGAAGATGTCCTATCAAGAGTGCACCATGTCGCGCAAAGCCCGAACCATGCCTGA
- a CDS encoding NAD(P)-binding protein gives MHTDILIVGAGLCGLALARALSAQARDFQLVEARARVGGRIATAKTADAGFDLGPAWFWSGQPRMAAMIAEYGLEAFDQYAPGAMMIEDARGQVHRGHGPAGLQGAFRLAGG, from the coding sequence ATGCACACCGACATACTGATCGTTGGCGCCGGGCTGTGCGGTCTGGCGCTAGCGCGCGCCCTGTCCGCACAGGCGCGGGACTTTCAGCTGGTCGAGGCGCGTGCGCGGGTCGGCGGGCGGATCGCCACGGCCAAGACCGCCGACGCGGGCTTTGATCTGGGGCCTGCGTGGTTCTGGTCCGGTCAGCCACGCATGGCCGCGATGATCGCTGAGTACGGGCTGGAGGCGTTCGATCAATACGCCCCGGGCGCGATGATGATCGAGGATGCGCGCGGTCAGGTGCATCGCGGCCATGGCCCCGCGGGTCTGCAGGGTGCCTTCAGGCTGGCGGGGGGCTGA
- a CDS encoding cupin domain-containing protein, with protein MELNADFTRRVLVHSDSVDWQASPMPGVDRRMLDRIGGEVARATTIVRYAPESKFSAHTHSGGEEFIVLDGVFQDEHGDFPAGTYVRNPPTSRHTPGSAPGCTIFVKLWQFDPDDRTQFRKDMAAELGAATDGVAQTVLHQDARETVRYAHLDAGATLQVSDPGGIELLMIDGSAREGDAALRRGSWLRLPEGAPLALTAGPDGARVWMKTGHLPFAKPPAV; from the coding sequence ATGGAACTGAATGCAGATTTCACCCGGCGCGTGCTCGTTCATTCGGACAGCGTCGACTGGCAAGCCTCGCCGATGCCCGGCGTCGATCGCCGGATGCTGGACCGGATCGGCGGCGAGGTGGCCCGCGCCACCACGATCGTGCGCTACGCGCCAGAAAGCAAATTCTCGGCGCACACCCATTCGGGCGGGGAAGAATTCATCGTGCTCGACGGTGTTTTTCAGGACGAGCACGGAGATTTCCCCGCCGGCACCTACGTGCGCAATCCGCCGACCAGCCGCCACACCCCCGGCTCCGCGCCGGGCTGCACGATCTTTGTAAAGCTCTGGCAATTCGACCCCGACGACCGCACCCAGTTCCGCAAGGATATGGCAGCAGAGTTGGGCGCCGCCACGGACGGCGTCGCCCAGACTGTGCTGCACCAGGACGCCCGCGAAACCGTGCGCTACGCGCATCTGGACGCGGGCGCCACACTGCAGGTGTCAGATCCGGGCGGGATCGAGCTGTTGATGATCGACGGATCCGCCCGCGAAGGTGACGCGGCGCTGCGCCGTGGATCATGGTTGCGCCTGCCAGAAGGCGCGCCGCTCGCCCTGACGGCCGGCCCCGACGGCGCGCGCGTCTGGATGAAAACCGGCCATCTGCCTTTCGCCAAGCCGCCGGCGGTCTGA
- a CDS encoding glutathione S-transferase family protein, protein MKIYDTEGFPNPARVRIALAEKGALDRVAFIPVDVMGGEHRTEAFRQKNPDAVVPCLELDDGSHISQCTAITEYIDGTFDGPSLMGSGPKERARIAMMNLRAESGLLNAVGDYFHHATPGLGPDLETDQCPEWGTRRKAVAAQTMSYLDDVLAQNDYLAGDAFSVADITAFAGLAFADFAKVEIPAGLENLQAWRAKVAARPSVAG, encoded by the coding sequence ATGAAAATCTACGATACCGAAGGTTTCCCCAACCCCGCCCGCGTCCGCATCGCGCTTGCCGAGAAAGGCGCGCTCGACAGGGTCGCGTTCATCCCGGTTGACGTGATGGGCGGCGAGCACCGCACAGAAGCGTTTCGCCAGAAAAACCCCGATGCAGTCGTGCCCTGTCTCGAACTCGACGACGGCAGCCATATCTCCCAGTGTACGGCCATCACCGAATATATCGACGGCACTTTTGACGGTCCCTCGCTCATGGGGTCGGGGCCGAAAGAACGTGCGCGGATCGCGATGATGAATCTGCGCGCCGAATCCGGGCTGCTGAATGCGGTCGGGGACTATTTCCACCACGCCACCCCCGGCCTTGGTCCCGACCTTGAAACCGATCAATGCCCGGAATGGGGCACCCGTCGCAAAGCGGTCGCCGCACAGACCATGAGCTATCTGGATGACGTGCTGGCCCAGAACGACTATCTTGCCGGAGATGCGTTTTCCGTCGCGGATATCACGGCCTTTGCAGGCCTCGCCTTTGCCGATTTCGCCAAGGTCGAAATTCCCGCCGGTCTCGAAAATCTGCAGGCGTGGCGGGCGAAAGTCGCCGCACGGCCAAGCGTCGCGGGTTAG
- a CDS encoding DUF2927 domain-containing protein: protein MRGARHIGAALCLGVLLAGCADVAPVEPTLKPVERPDRPAPAPEPPQVARPTSQASAELRSYLNSVQRAQLGQGLLRRDGGGSDTPFTATMLARNFEQIAFFNEYDGSFSGRGGASPLRRWEGPVRMQVIFGDQIPPSERSSDTAAVRGYAARLARVTGHPVSLGGRPNFIVIIAGEDDRAEALTQAAARVPGITAASLAPFVTLRRDTYCAVAAYAAGADANTYTAAVAVIRAENPGLLRLSCIHEELAQGMGLANDSPTARPSIFNDDDEFALLTRHDELLLKMLYDPRLRPGMTADEARATVQAIAAELTGAGPV from the coding sequence ATGCGGGGCGCAAGACATATCGGGGCGGCGCTGTGTCTGGGCGTTTTGCTCGCGGGCTGCGCGGATGTCGCCCCCGTCGAGCCGACGCTCAAACCCGTCGAGCGGCCCGACCGCCCCGCCCCCGCGCCCGAGCCTCCGCAGGTCGCGCGCCCCACCTCGCAAGCCAGCGCAGAGCTGCGCAGCTATCTCAATTCCGTCCAGCGTGCGCAACTGGGCCAGGGATTGCTGCGCCGCGACGGGGGCGGTTCCGACACCCCCTTTACCGCGACCATGCTGGCGCGGAATTTCGAGCAGATCGCGTTTTTCAACGAGTACGACGGCAGCTTTTCGGGCCGGGGCGGGGCCAGCCCGCTGCGCCGCTGGGAGGGTCCCGTGCGGATGCAGGTGATCTTTGGCGATCAGATCCCGCCGTCCGAACGCAGCTCCGACACCGCCGCCGTACGCGGCTACGCGGCGCGACTGGCGCGCGTGACAGGCCATCCCGTCAGTCTTGGCGGTCGGCCCAATTTCATCGTCATCATCGCGGGTGAGGATGACCGCGCCGAGGCGCTGACACAGGCCGCCGCCCGCGTGCCGGGCATCACCGCCGCCAGCCTTGCCCCCTTTGTGACGCTGCGCCGCGACACCTATTGCGCCGTCGCCGCCTACGCGGCCGGCGCAGACGCCAACACCTATACCGCCGCCGTGGCCGTGATCCGCGCGGAAAATCCCGGCTTGCTGCGCCTGTCGTGCATCCACGAAGAACTGGCGCAGGGCATGGGCCTTGCCAACGACAGCCCCACCGCGCGGCCCTCGATCTTTAACGATGACGATGAATTCGCGTTGCTCACCCGCCACGATGAATTGCTGTTGAAAATGCTCTACGATCCGCGCCTGCGCCCGGGCATGACCGCCGATGAAGCACGCGCGACCGTGCAGGCAATCGCGGCAGAGCTTACCGGCGCAGGGCCCGTCTAG
- a CDS encoding toxic anion resistance protein: MSENVRQKATETLAMVEEVNAVVLPEPQEATAVVPLSEATPAQSAEIKSRMGEIDMDDTQSIIAFGSAAQAELQEISQSMLADVRNKDVGPAGDSLRGIVSTIRGFSVSELDVRRERSWWEKLLGRAAPFAKFTAKFEKVQGQIDRVTDDLLKHEHTLLKDIKSLDMLYEKTLQFYDELALYIAAGEAKLADLDTTDIPAKEREVEAAPEEQAVMKAQELRDLRAARDDLERRVHDLKLTRQVTMQSLPSIRLVQENDKSLVTKINSTLVNTVPLWETQLAQAVTIQRSAEAAAAVRDANDLTNELLTSNAKNLRESNKMIREEMERGVFDIEAVKQANADLIGTIEESLAIADAGKAKRAAAEKELQEMEAKLRDTLASAKAKKTGLGDTAGGAVPG, from the coding sequence ATGTCCGAGAACGTCCGCCAGAAAGCCACCGAAACCCTCGCGATGGTCGAAGAGGTCAACGCCGTCGTCCTGCCAGAACCGCAAGAGGCCACCGCCGTCGTGCCCCTGTCCGAGGCGACCCCCGCCCAAAGCGCCGAGATCAAATCCCGCATGGGCGAGATCGACATGGACGACACCCAATCCATCATCGCCTTCGGCTCTGCCGCGCAGGCGGAATTGCAGGAAATCAGCCAATCCATGCTGGCCGATGTGCGCAACAAGGATGTCGGCCCCGCCGGTGATTCCCTGCGCGGGATCGTCAGCACCATCCGCGGGTTTTCCGTGTCCGAGCTGGACGTGCGCCGCGAACGCAGCTGGTGGGAGAAATTGCTGGGCCGCGCGGCACCTTTTGCCAAATTTACCGCCAAATTCGAAAAGGTGCAGGGCCAGATCGACCGCGTGACCGACGATCTGCTCAAGCACGAGCATACGCTTTTGAAAGACATCAAATCGCTCGACATGCTCTATGAGAAGACCCTGCAATTCTACGATGAGCTGGCGCTTTATATCGCCGCCGGGGAGGCCAAGCTGGCCGATCTCGACACCACCGACATCCCCGCCAAGGAGCGCGAGGTCGAGGCCGCCCCCGAAGAGCAGGCCGTGATGAAGGCGCAGGAGTTGCGCGATCTGCGCGCCGCGCGCGACGATCTGGAGCGCCGGGTGCACGATCTGAAACTGACGCGGCAAGTGACGATGCAGTCCCTGCCCTCGATCCGTCTGGTGCAGGAAAACGACAAGAGCCTTGTGACCAAGATCAACAGCACCCTCGTCAATACCGTCCCCCTGTGGGAAACGCAGCTGGCGCAGGCCGTCACCATCCAACGCTCCGCCGAAGCCGCCGCCGCCGTGCGCGACGCCAATGACCTGACCAACGAGTTGCTGACCTCGAATGCAAAGAACCTGCGCGAGAGCAACAAGATGATCCGCGAAGAGATGGAGCGCGGCGTGTTCGACATCGAGGCCGTCAAGCAGGCCAACGCCGATCTGATCGGCACTATCGAGGAAAGCCTCGCAATAGCCGACGCGGGCAAGGCCAAACGTGCCGCCGCCGAAAAAGAGCTGCAGGAAATGGAGGCCAAGCTGCGCGATACGCTGGCCTCTGCCAAGGCCAAAAAGACCGGGCTGGGCGACACCGCCGGCGGCGCGGTCCCCGGCTGA
- a CDS encoding 5-bromo-4-chloroindolyl phosphate hydrolysis family protein, with the protein MARRYGGKYSPDGASQDAPRRTRRIDVDPAGGRANVLFIPAIVLVATSFSDGAIALATSLLGAGAWTLSAWLLRIGLRAQAEYNARKVARRPALPRKILAAALTGIGTALAVAAHQDGLNPLGPILFALIAGGLHLAAFGLDPLRSKGMDGIDTFQQDRVARVVDEAEAHLVTMAETIQRAGDREATARLAQFADTARDLIRTVEEDPRDLTAARKYLGVYLQGARDATAKFADIYARTRDAQAKADYLTLLDDLDQNFAARNTKSLLADRSDLTVEIDVLRDRLAREGVRLDRDTQL; encoded by the coding sequence ATGGCGCGACGGTACGGCGGCAAATACAGCCCCGACGGGGCATCGCAGGACGCACCGCGCCGCACCCGGCGCATCGATGTGGATCCGGCGGGCGGACGTGCGAATGTGCTGTTCATTCCCGCGATCGTGCTGGTCGCGACCAGCTTTTCGGACGGCGCCATCGCCCTTGCCACCAGCCTGCTGGGCGCGGGCGCCTGGACGCTGTCGGCGTGGCTGCTGCGCATTGGCTTGCGCGCGCAGGCCGAATACAACGCGCGCAAGGTCGCCCGCCGTCCCGCCCTTCCGCGCAAGATCCTCGCCGCCGCGCTGACGGGCATCGGCACGGCGCTGGCGGTGGCTGCCCATCAGGACGGGCTCAACCCGCTGGGGCCGATCCTATTCGCGCTGATCGCGGGCGGGCTGCATCTGGCCGCTTTCGGCCTCGATCCGCTGCGCAGCAAGGGGATGGACGGCATCGACACCTTCCAGCAAGACCGCGTCGCGCGTGTTGTTGACGAAGCCGAAGCGCATCTGGTCACCATGGCCGAAACCATTCAGCGCGCGGGCGACCGCGAGGCGACCGCGCGGCTCGCGCAGTTCGCCGATACTGCCCGCGACCTGATCCGCACTGTCGAAGAAGACCCGCGCGATCTGACCGCCGCGCGCAAATACCTTGGCGTCTATCTACAGGGCGCCCGCGATGCGACCGCCAAATTCGCCGACATCTACGCGCGCACCCGCGACGCGCAGGCCAAGGCCGATTACCTCACCCTCCTCGATGACCTCGATCAGAACTTTGCCGCCCGTAACACCAAATCCCTGCTCGCAGACCGCAGCGACCTGACCGTCGAAATCGACGTGCTGCGCGACCGCCTCGCCCGCGAGGGCGTGCGGCTCGACCGCGACACGCAACTCTAG
- a CDS encoding TerC family protein gives MADLLTLENMGNLLMLCFLQAVLGFDNLLYISIESQRAPVAQQATVRRWGIILAVVLRIVLLFVMIRLIDALAEPFFVLEWEGVLTGGVNFATLVFILGGIFIIYTAVKEISHMLAIQHLGTDVEGKSGKSAAKVVGLIVLMNLIFSFDSVLSALAITDVFVILATAIILSGLAMLALADRVTEFLEKNRMYEVLGLFILLIVGIVLLGESGQAAAHAMHDPALALRVFGYEIIPMSKTTFYFSVLVLVAVEVIQSGYTRKLNAERRTGQRH, from the coding sequence GTGGCCGATCTGCTGACACTCGAAAATATGGGCAACCTGCTGATGCTGTGCTTTTTGCAGGCGGTTCTGGGCTTCGACAACCTGCTCTACATCTCGATCGAAAGCCAGCGCGCACCGGTGGCGCAGCAGGCAACCGTGCGCCGGTGGGGCATCATTCTGGCCGTGGTGCTGCGCATCGTGCTGCTGTTCGTGATGATCCGCCTGATCGACGCCCTGGCCGAGCCTTTCTTTGTGCTCGAATGGGAGGGTGTGCTGACCGGCGGCGTGAATTTTGCGACGCTTGTGTTCATCCTCGGCGGGATCTTTATCATCTACACGGCCGTCAAGGAAATCAGCCACATGCTCGCCATTCAGCACCTTGGCACCGATGTCGAGGGTAAATCCGGCAAATCGGCGGCCAAGGTGGTGGGCCTCATCGTACTGATGAACCTGATCTTCTCGTTTGATTCGGTCCTCTCGGCGCTGGCGATCACGGATGTCTTTGTGATCCTCGCCACCGCGATCATCCTGTCGGGCCTCGCCATGCTGGCGCTGGCCGACCGGGTGACCGAGTTCCTCGAGAAAAACCGCATGTACGAGGTGCTGGGCCTGTTCATCCTGCTGATCGTCGGCATCGTCCTTCTGGGCGAAAGCGGTCAGGCCGCCGCCCACGCCATGCACGACCCGGCCCTCGCGCTGCGCGTCTTTGGCTATGAGATCATCCCGATGTCGAAAACCACCTTCTACTTCAGCGTACTGGTGCTCGTCGCGGTCGAGGTCATTCAGTCAGGCTATACCCGCAAGCTCAACGCAGAGCGGCGCACGGGCCAGCGGCACTAG
- a CDS encoding pseudouridine synthase: MTDSPTSPPAGDRIAKVLARAGIASRREAERMIEAGRVAVNGQTLTSPALNVTDSDRITVDGKPVGPAEPARLWLFHKPTGLVTSARDDQGRETVFDAMPEDMPRVMSIGRLDLNSEGLLLLTNDGALKRRLELPSTGWLRRYRVRVNGRPTDDVFDPLRKGIVADGEPFAPMEVTLDRQQGANAWLTVGLREGRNREIRRAMEVVGMRVNRLIRISYGPFQLGELPSGEVEEVRRKVLRDQLGPVADELLGAPVETKPTKVSFSGRKRPVRKGKFGGPGQPGLPRPPEEAPAKPPRRASAPKGRTAPPKGRTGKSGPPPRKR; the protein is encoded by the coding sequence ATGACCGATAGCCCGACATCCCCGCCCGCTGGTGACCGCATTGCCAAGGTGCTTGCCCGCGCGGGCATCGCCAGCCGCCGCGAGGCCGAGCGCATGATCGAGGCCGGCCGCGTGGCCGTTAATGGCCAGACGCTCACCTCCCCCGCGCTCAATGTCACCGATAGCGACCGCATCACCGTCGATGGCAAACCCGTCGGTCCGGCAGAGCCCGCGCGCCTGTGGCTTTTTCACAAGCCCACCGGGCTGGTGACCAGCGCGCGCGACGATCAGGGGCGCGAGACGGTGTTCGACGCCATGCCCGAGGATATGCCCCGCGTGATGAGCATCGGGCGGCTCGATCTCAACTCCGAAGGGCTGCTGCTGCTGACCAATGACGGCGCGCTCAAACGGCGGCTTGAGCTGCCGTCGACCGGCTGGCTGCGCCGCTACCGCGTGCGCGTGAACGGGCGGCCCACCGACGATGTGTTCGATCCGCTGCGCAAGGGGATCGTCGCCGATGGCGAGCCCTTCGCGCCGATGGAGGTGACGCTCGACCGGCAGCAGGGCGCGAATGCGTGGCTGACGGTCGGCCTGCGCGAGGGCCGCAACCGCGAGATCCGCCGCGCGATGGAAGTCGTCGGGATGCGCGTCAACCGCCTGATCCGCATCAGCTACGGCCCGTTTCAACTGGGTGAGCTGCCCTCTGGCGAGGTCGAGGAGGTCCGCCGCAAGGTGTTGCGCGACCAGCTTGGCCCCGTGGCCGATGAGCTGCTGGGCGCACCGGTAGAGACCAAACCGACAAAGGTCAGCTTTTCGGGCCGCAAACGCCCGGTACGGAAGGGGAAATTCGGCGGCCCCGGCCAGCCCGGACTGCCCCGCCCGCCCGAGGAAGCGCCCGCAAAACCGCCGCGACGCGCAAGCGCCCCAAAGGGACGCACGGCACCGCCAAAAGGGCGCACGGGCAAATCCGGCCCGCCCCCCCGCAAACGGTAG
- the tadA gene encoding tRNA adenosine(34) deaminase TadA, with protein MVGLTYMERALRAARAAADLGEVPVGAVVVGADGTVLAEAGNRTRMDNDPTAHAEILALRAAAAALGQERLTGASLYVTLEPCAMCAGAIAAARIARLYYGASDPKSGGVAQGARVFAHPQTHHVPEIYDGLCERDCAALLSTFFAARRDRA; from the coding sequence ATGGTCGGTCTCACTTACATGGAGCGTGCGTTGCGCGCGGCGCGCGCGGCGGCGGATCTGGGCGAGGTGCCGGTGGGCGCTGTCGTGGTCGGAGCGGATGGGACCGTTTTGGCCGAGGCGGGCAATCGCACACGCATGGACAACGATCCGACCGCGCACGCCGAAATCCTCGCGCTGCGGGCAGCCGCTGCGGCGCTGGGGCAGGAGCGGCTGACGGGGGCGTCGCTCTATGTCACCCTGGAGCCTTGTGCGATGTGTGCGGGCGCCATCGCCGCCGCACGCATCGCGCGGTTGTACTACGGGGCGTCCGATCCCAAATCGGGCGGGGTGGCGCAGGGCGCCCGCGTGTTCGCGCATCCGCAGACCCATCACGTGCCCGAGATCTACGACGGATTGTGCGAGCGCGACTGCGCCGCCCTGCTGAGCACGTTTTTCGCCGCCCGACGGGACCGGGCCTAG
- a CDS encoding NAD(P)-dependent oxidoreductase, with the protein MTDKNSPPAEPRTLVIVGGGGGTGALAVDAALAHGADVRVIDHSLPENRIDGVRYHQADVLSDDLTPFMEGADAVVSCLGVGNDPATLLSPPPLYTDGTAAICDAMTAAGVARLIVISASFVEAKDRGPVYFILPAMTALARVFEQMARMEENLQARSDIDWTAVRPGWLMAGPASGDYTVTPNVIPDDMIRTRRADLAEFMVDLAMSGEWSRRTPAIARHEDASASSPKAVLDEITG; encoded by the coding sequence ATGACAGATAAAAACTCTCCCCCCGCCGAACCCCGCACCCTCGTTATCGTGGGCGGCGGCGGCGGCACCGGCGCGCTCGCCGTCGACGCGGCCCTCGCCCACGGCGCGGACGTGCGCGTCATCGACCATAGCTTGCCTGAGAATCGCATCGATGGCGTGCGCTATCATCAGGCCGATGTGCTGTCGGACGATCTGACACCGTTCATGGAAGGCGCCGATGCGGTCGTCTCCTGCCTCGGTGTCGGGAATGATCCGGCCACGCTGCTGTCGCCACCGCCGCTCTATACCGACGGGACGGCGGCAATCTGCGACGCCATGACCGCGGCAGGCGTCGCCCGGCTCATCGTCATCTCCGCCAGCTTTGTCGAGGCAAAGGATCGCGGCCCGGTCTACTTCATCCTGCCCGCCATGACCGCCCTCGCCCGCGTGTTCGAACAGATGGCGCGGATGGAGGAAAACCTTCAGGCCCGCTCCGACATAGACTGGACCGCCGTGCGGCCCGGCTGGCTGATGGCCGGCCCGGCGAGCGGGGATTACACGGTGACGCCAAACGTCATTCCCGACGATATGATCCGCACCCGCCGCGCGGATCTGGCAGAGTTCATGGTCGATCTTGCAATGAGCGGTGAGTGGTCGCGCCGTACCCCCGCCATCGCACGGCACGAAGATGCCAGCGCGTCCTCGCCCAAGGCCGTCCTCGACGAAATCACCGGCTAG